actaggaatccactgatcctggaggccggtttactttcttttttcttcctattttattcaataagacagagagaagttgagagcgagagcgagctgcagacctgcctcaccacttgtgagcatcccccctgaaagtggggagcagggcttgaacccagatcctcgcgCTCAGCACTACGTGAGCTTCACTGGGTGcgccccccctctcccccccaagGCCTTGTGCAGAGCGTCCGCACGGCGCCGGGGAAGCGGCCAAGACCAGGGAGCACTTGGGTCTCTCAAGTGTAACCCGCCTCACGACACACCGGACACCTGGACGGCACGTGAGGGGCCGGGAGGCAGGGCCCATAGTCGGAGGGAGGTGCCAGCTGGAGGTCCCTCGGCAGCAGGGCAGCGGTGACCCAGGCGCGCGGAGCTGGCCGGCCTCGGGGACGAGCGCCTCTCGTGCCTGCACTGCCGGGCGGAGCTCAGCCGGGGCTACCGGCCGCCTGACAGTGAGCGCCCTTCCCGGCCGGCGGGGGACTCTTCCTCCTCCCGAAGGGAGGGGCGCCGTGGGCTGCAATGTGAGCCTGGTGTGAGCCCCGCCTTCGCGGCCCACCTTGGGCACGGGCACGGGCAGGGGCAGCCCGCGGGGCAGACAGGTGCAGGCTTCCCCTCCGGCCCTGAGAGCCTGGTCCTTGCGGGGGCCGAAGAGGAACGGGGCGTCGTCTCCATCACGGGGACAGCTGGCTGCCGAGCGGGGTCTGCGAGCAGAGTCCCGAGTCCCAGGCCCGGCCGAGCAGCCTCCGCCCCGCCTGCTCTCCTGCTAACAGAAAGGCTTCTCCCTGCCTCCCGTCCCGTCCCTTCTCCGCCGGCAGAGGTCCTGGCCGGCAGGGAAGCCGGGAGCGCTGAGGCAGCGGCCGGGGACAGCATGCACGAGGCCGGCCGCCGTTTCCCGCCTCCTATAAAGCAAGTGTCCACCCGACTCGTCCGTCTGTGCGGGCTGATTCCTGGGCGCACGTCGCAGGGTTGTTCCGGGCGGAGGTGCGGAGACCTGGGGGCCGTGCACCCACCAGCCCGTTCTCTTCCACGCCAACGCCACGAGGCCTCCCGGGACGGGCACGACAGACAGACAGCCGACGACGCCCGGGTGGTGCGAGGACGCGCCCCACAGGGAGCAGCCGTCACAGGGCCACGGCCGGAAGCGTGACCACCTCAGAGGTGATGCTGAGGTCGCCGAAGTCACTCTGGGTCCGCCACCGCGTGCGGAGGTCCGCCTCCCAGCTGTCCAGGACGCCCCGCACGGCGGGCAGCAAGCTCTCGGGGACGCTGAAGGAGCAGAGCAGGACGGGGGGCCGAGCGGGCAGCCAGGGGGCGTGGACGGCGAACACCCGCAGCGGAGTCAGCGCCAGGCAGTTGTCGGCCCGCGGGCCGGGGCGGAAGGTGTAGGGGGCCGGGTAGCCCAGCAGGATGCCGAACAGCGTGCAGAGGTTCCAGTCGGCGGGCGGGAGGCTGCTGCAGGTCACCGCGGGCTCGGGGGCCGGGGCTCTGGGCAGCGCCCGCAGGTGCAGGGCCAGCGCGGCCACCAGCGCCGCCAGCTCGGGCCTCCGCGGGGAGCAGAGCTCGGGCCTCGAGCCCGACACGTCCACGAAGGCCACGGCGCCGGCCAGCACGTGCCGCAGGTGGCGGCGGGCGCGCTCGGGACTGAGGACCAGGCTGTGCTCGCCCACCGCCAGGACGTGCAGGCCAGCCGGCAGCAGGCCCAGGCCGTGCAGCTCCAGCAGGAAGCTCCGCAGCGCCCCGGGGCCCGCGTGGCCGAGGTCGTAGAGCAGAGCGGGCTTCAGGCCTCGGGCCACCGCCAGCACCTCGGCGGCCAGCTGCAGGCAGGTGGCGTGGCGCGGGCTCCTCCCTGAGCCCAGGGTGCGCCGGGCAGCCGCCACCAGCAGCGCGGGGCTGGGTGTCACCGTGGGAGTCGCCATGGGTATTGCCATAGGTGTCACTGTGGGTGTCAACACGTCACTGTGAGTCTTCATGGGTGTCGCCTCGGGAGTCGCCATGGGTGTCGCTGTGGGTGTCAACGTGGGTGTCGCCGTGGGTGTCGCCGTGGGTGTCAACGTGGGTGCTGCCGTGGGTGTCAATGTGGGTGTCACCGTGGGTATAAACGTGGGTGTCAACGTGGGTGTAAATGTGAGTGTAAACGTGGGTGTCAACGTGGGTGTCGCTGTGGGTGTCACCGTGGGTGTCACTGTGGGTGTCACTGTGGGTGTCAATGTGGGTGTCGCCGTGGGTGTCAACGTGGGTGTTTCCGTGGGTGTCGCCGTGGGTGTCAACATGGATGTCAACATGGGTGTCACCGTGGGTGTCAACGTGGGTGTCAATGTGGGTGTCAACGTGGGTGTCGCCGTGGGTGTCACCGTGGGTGTCAACGTGGGTGTCAATGTGGGTGTCGCCGTGGGTGTCACTGTGGGTGTCACCGTTGGTGTCACTGTGGGTGTCGCCGTGGGTGTCACCGTGGGTGTCAACGTGGGTGTCAATGTGGGTGTCGCCGTGGGTGTCACTGTGGGTGTCACCGTTGGTGTCACTGTGGGTGTCGCCGTGGGTGTCAATGGGGGTGTCACCGTGGGTGTCAACGTGGGTGTCGCCGTGGGTGTCACTGTGGGTGTCACCGTTGGTGTCACTGTGGGTGTCGCCGTGGGTGTCACCGTGGGTGTCAACGTGGGTGTCAATGTGGGTGTCGCCGTGGGTGTCACTGTGGGTGTCACCGTTGGTGTCACTGTGGGTGTCGCCGTGGGTGTCAATGTGGGTGTCACCGTGGGTGTCAACGTGGGTGTCGCCGTGGGTGTCACTGTGGGTGTCAACGTGGGTGTCGCCGTGGGTGTCACTGTGGGTGTCGCCGTGGGTGTCGCCGTGGGTGTCACTGTGGGTGTCGCCGTGGGTGTCACTGTGGGTGTCGCCGTGGGTGTCAATGTGGGTGTCACCGTGGGTGTCAACGTGGGTGTCAACGTGGGTGTCGCCGTGGGTGTCACCGTGGGTGTCAACGTGGGTGTCAATGTGGGTGTCACCGTGGGTGTCAACATGGGCGTCGCCGTGGGTGTCAACATGGGCGTCGCCGTCGGTGTCAACATGGGCGTCGCCGTGGGTGTCAACATGGGCGTCGCCGTGGGTGTCAACATGGGCGTCGCCGTGGGTGTCAACGTGGGTGTCACCGTGGGTGTCAACGTGGGTGTCACCGTGGGTGTCAACATGGGCGTCGCCGTGGGTGTCAACGTGGGTGTCACCGTGGGTGTCAACATGGGCGTCGCCGCGGGAGAGGCCGCGGGTGTCCCGGGGCTGAGGATGCGCAGACGGCCAGTCGCCGGGGCCACAGCGCGAGCCGCCCGCACCCCGCTTCCTCCGGCGGGGCCGCCTGTGCCGCAGCCCCGGGCCCAGCGCAGGAAGCCCCGGGGTCGCGGTGCCCGAGCCGCTTCCCGCCGAGCCCcgcctcccccgcccccaaccaCCAAGAAAACTCTCGCACTCACTCAGCCACTTCCGCCGCAGATCGCGAACTCGGGAACCCCTTCCGGGTCTGGCCAGTCCGCTTCCGGGAAAAGAGCCGGTCTCCAGGCTACGCCGCGACACCGGAAGCCGCCCACGGTCGCGCGTCTACGAGTCCCGCTACTGCGCA
The sequence above is a segment of the Erinaceus europaeus chromosome 19, mEriEur2.1, whole genome shotgun sequence genome. Coding sequences within it:
- the C19H1orf74 gene encoding UPF0739 protein C1orf74 homolog isoform X2, which codes for MTPMAIPMATPTVTPSPALLVAAARRTLGSGRSPRHATCLQLAAEVLAVARGLKPALLYDLGHAGPGALRSFLLELHGLGLLPAGLHVLAVGEHSLVLSPERARRHLRHVLAGAVAFVDVSGSRPELCSPRRPELAALVAALALHLRALPRAPAPEPAVTCSSLPPADWNLCTLFGILLGYPAPYTFRPGPRADNCLALTPLRVFAVHAPWLPARPPVLLCSFSVPESLLPAVRGVLDSWEADLRTRWRTQSDFGDLSITSEVVTLPAVAL
- the C19H1orf74 gene encoding UPF0739 protein C1orf74 homolog isoform X1 encodes the protein MLTSMLTPTATPTETPTPALLVAAARRTLGSGRSPRHATCLQLAAEVLAVARGLKPALLYDLGHAGPGALRSFLLELHGLGLLPAGLHVLAVGEHSLVLSPERARRHLRHVLAGAVAFVDVSGSRPELCSPRRPELAALVAALALHLRALPRAPAPEPAVTCSSLPPADWNLCTLFGILLGYPAPYTFRPGPRADNCLALTPLRVFAVHAPWLPARPPVLLCSFSVPESLLPAVRGVLDSWEADLRTRWRTQSDFGDLSITSEVVTLPAVAL